CAAGTCGCGGGCGATGCGGGCCAGTGCACTGATGCACCCCGGAAGGAAAGCAAACTTTTCCAGGCTGTCGACCTGCTGGCTCGGCTGGGGCTCAACGAGGATGGTGCCGTCGCGGTCAATAAAAAGGGCCTTTTTCAATTCTTTTATTCGTAAACAGTTATCAATACTCTTTAGCTGCCGCACTTGGCAGTTGGCTCAACGGCTGGTAGCTACTTCAGTAGGAAGCTCCGCTCCTATTTCGGTGAGTGCCTGTAGCAGCTGCGCATTTTCATCAGTGGTGCCAACGGTGAGGCGTAGGCTGCCGGCACAGCCGGGCTGGGTGGTTCGGTTGCGCACCACGATGCCGCGCGCCCGGAGTTGGTCGTATACTGCGGTGGCATCAACGTTGAAGCGCACTAGCAGGAAGTTGGCATCCGATGGGAATACGTGCTCCACAATGGGAAGCAGCGGCAACTGCTCGGCTAGCCAGCGGCGGCTGTTCAGCAGCTCGGCTTGCATTTCGGGCAGCTGGGGAGCTGCGGCCAATGCGGCCAGGGCGTGCTGCTGGGTAGCGGCGGAAATGTTGTAGGGCGGCTTGATTTTGTTGAGGTAGGCAATCAGCTCCGGTGAGCCGTAGGCCACACCCAGGCGCAAGCCGGCCAGGCCCCACGCTTTTGAAAAGGTTTGCAGCACCACTAGGCGTGGGAATTCGGGTAGTCGTGTTGTCCAACTGGGCGACATGGCGAAGTCGGCATATGCTTCATCGACCACAACGAACCCTTTGAATGAGCGCAAAATGGCTTCAATGGCATCTTGGGCCAACAAATTGCCGGTGGGGTTATTAGGCGAACACAGAAAGACCAGCTTGGCGCTGGAGGCGGCAAGTAGCTGGGCTGCATTGGCGGCAAGCTGAAAATCGGGCGTGAGCGGCAGCTGCTCTACCCGCACATCATTCAGGTTGGCGGCCACTTCGTACATGCCGTAGGTGGGCGGGCACACCACGATGCTATCCTGCCCGGGGGTGCAGGTGAGGCGCACCAGCAAATCGATGGCTTCGTCGGAACCGTTGCCCAAGAAAATATTTTCGGGCGTAACGCCTTTCAGTTGGGCCAAATCGGCCTTAATGGCGCGTTGGTGCGGGTCGGGGTACCGGCTGAAATCATCGGGGCCCACGGAGCCCAGGCTGTTTTCATTGGCATCCAGCATCACCGGGGCCATACCCTCAAACTCATCACGGGCCGACGAATACGGTTGCATCCGCTCGACGCTGGGCCGGATAAGCCCGGCGTAGGGATGGGCAACATCGGTTTGTGGGCCTGCGGCAACCGGCAAGGAACTAGCCATTGCCGCCAAGCGCAGCGTTACGGCCCGGGCGTGGGCAGCTAGCCCTTCGGCTTCGGCCATGGTTTCGACCACCCGGCCCAGAGACTGGAGCCCAACCGGCGAAAGCCGCTGGAAGGTGATTTTCTTAACAAACGAATCGAGCGACACTCCGCTGTACTGCCGGGCGTAGCCGCCGGTGGGCAAGGTGTGATTAGTGCCCGAGGCGTAGTCGCCCACTGCTTCGGGCGTCAAGTGGCCCAGAAAAACGGAGCCTGCATTGGTTACCTGCGTGGCCAAAGCATCGGCGTTGTCGGTAGCCAGAATGAGGTGTTCGGGGGCGTACTGGTTGGAGAAGGCCAGCATGGTGGCGGAATCTTGCAGTAACACGGCTCGGCTGTTGACCAGCGCTTGGGCCGCGACATCGCGGCGTGGCAGCGTGGCCAGCTGCTGTTCCAGTTCAGCTTGCACCTGCGCAATTACAGCTTCCGAATCACTTAGCAGCACCACTTGGGAATCGGGCCCGTGCTCGGCTTGCGACAACAAATCAGCCGCTACAAACGCAGGGTTGGCACTGGTATCAGCAATAACGAGTACCTCGGAAGGGCCAGCAGGCATGTCGATGGCCACGCCGAATTCGGCGGCAGCCAGCTGCTTGGCTGCGGTAACGTAGCGGTTGCCGGGGCCAAAGATTTTATCCACGGCCGGCACACTGGCAGTACCCAGCGCGAGGGCGGCAATGGCCTGGGCACCGCCCACTTTTACCACCTTATCAATTC
This region of Hymenobacter sedentarius genomic DNA includes:
- the hisD gene encoding histidinol dehydrogenase — protein: MQVYSYPDSSRWAALQQRPAAAEAPQVAARVREIFGQVRERGDAALIALAAELDKATLQHLLVSEAEFTAAVAQVPAALQAAIRQAKTNIETFHIAQREPELRVETMPGVACSRRAVPVQRVGLYVPGGSAPLFSTLLMLGVPARLAGCPEVVVCTPPQADGSVSPVILFVAQLLGIDKVVKVGGAQAIAALALGTASVPAVDKIFGPGNRYVTAAKQLAAAEFGVAIDMPAGPSEVLVIADTSANPAFVAADLLSQAEHGPDSQVVLLSDSEAVIAQVQAELEQQLATLPRRDVAAQALVNSRAVLLQDSATMLAFSNQYAPEHLILATDNADALATQVTNAGSVFLGHLTPEAVGDYASGTNHTLPTGGYARQYSGVSLDSFVKKITFQRLSPVGLQSLGRVVETMAEAEGLAAHARAVTLRLAAMASSLPVAAGPQTDVAHPYAGLIRPSVERMQPYSSARDEFEGMAPVMLDANENSLGSVGPDDFSRYPDPHQRAIKADLAQLKGVTPENIFLGNGSDEAIDLLVRLTCTPGQDSIVVCPPTYGMYEVAANLNDVRVEQLPLTPDFQLAANAAQLLAASSAKLVFLCSPNNPTGNLLAQDAIEAILRSFKGFVVVDEAYADFAMSPSWTTRLPEFPRLVVLQTFSKAWGLAGLRLGVAYGSPELIAYLNKIKPPYNISAATQQHALAALAAAPQLPEMQAELLNSRRWLAEQLPLLPIVEHVFPSDANFLLVRFNVDATAVYDQLRARGIVVRNRTTQPGCAGSLRLTVGTTDENAQLLQALTEIGAELPTEVATSR